A portion of the Sphaerochaeta pleomorpha str. Grapes genome contains these proteins:
- the purB gene encoding adenylosuccinate lyase → MQGKVWVSEAFMTGYTHDTYISTFTWRYGSDAMRSIYSEEHKRKLLRQVWIALATAQRDADLVTEEQLRELIAHKDDIDIDRASEIEAEIHHDLMAEIKTYAEQCPKGGSIIHLGATSMDILDNMDAMRLKEAMALTLKNVKILLEAFIEKMDSYAEKACMAFTHIQPAEPTTVGYRFAQTTQDLVEDLKALQDVYGSIRGKGMKGAVGTSASYCELLKGTGITPFEMEAKVMDQLGLKAFTAATQVYPRKQDWRIVSALSGLCCTLYKFFIDFRILQSPPIGEWSEPFGSKQVGSSAMPFKRNPINSEKIDSLCRFVSSQSEVLWQNAASTLLERTLDDSANRRFVLPECFLATDEILMTATKVIRGMQIHETGIKRNLDTYGLFAASERLMMELGRKGANRQEMHELIRNHSLKAWSEVQEGRPNPLAASLKTDPVVLSFMTEDEVLASLDAEGYVGDAPKRTRLVIDEAKAAIGK, encoded by the coding sequence TTGCAAGGTAAAGTCTGGGTAAGCGAGGCATTTATGACCGGTTATACCCACGACACGTACATCTCTACGTTTACCTGGCGGTATGGAAGCGATGCAATGCGTTCCATCTATAGCGAAGAACACAAGCGAAAATTGCTCAGACAGGTCTGGATTGCGCTGGCTACGGCACAGCGTGATGCAGACCTTGTCACAGAAGAGCAACTTCGTGAATTAATCGCACATAAAGATGACATCGACATCGACCGCGCGAGTGAAATCGAAGCAGAAATCCACCATGACCTCATGGCTGAGATCAAGACCTATGCGGAGCAGTGCCCAAAAGGGGGAAGTATTATCCACCTGGGGGCGACAAGCATGGATATCCTGGATAACATGGATGCCATGAGGCTCAAAGAAGCTATGGCCCTTACCCTCAAGAATGTAAAAATTCTGTTGGAAGCCTTCATTGAAAAGATGGATAGCTACGCCGAGAAAGCCTGCATGGCCTTTACCCACATCCAACCAGCTGAACCGACAACCGTCGGCTATCGGTTTGCCCAGACAACCCAGGATCTTGTAGAAGATCTGAAAGCCTTACAGGATGTATATGGGTCTATCAGGGGAAAAGGAATGAAAGGGGCAGTAGGAACCTCTGCCAGCTATTGTGAGCTGTTGAAAGGAACCGGTATCACTCCCTTTGAGATGGAAGCAAAGGTAATGGACCAGCTCGGGCTTAAGGCCTTTACCGCAGCAACCCAGGTGTATCCCCGCAAGCAGGACTGGCGTATCGTAAGCGCTCTCAGCGGCCTTTGCTGTACTCTCTACAAGTTTTTTATCGATTTCAGGATATTGCAGAGCCCCCCTATCGGCGAATGGAGCGAACCGTTCGGGTCCAAACAGGTGGGATCCTCAGCAATGCCATTCAAGCGCAATCCCATCAACAGTGAGAAAATCGACAGCCTATGCAGGTTTGTAAGTTCCCAGAGCGAAGTCCTCTGGCAGAATGCCGCCTCCACTTTGTTGGAAAGAACCCTCGATGACAGCGCAAACCGGCGATTTGTGCTTCCAGAGTGCTTCCTTGCAACCGATGAGATTCTCATGACTGCTACAAAAGTAATTCGCGGAATGCAGATCCATGAAACAGGAATCAAGAGAAACCTCGATACCTATGGGCTATTTGCAGCAAGCGAGCGGCTCATGATGGAGTTGGGAAGAAAGGGTGCAAACCGGCAGGAGATGCATGAATTAATTCGCAATCACAGCCTCAAGGCTTGGAGTGAGGTGCAAGAAGGACGACCCAACCCCCTTGCCGCTTCTTTGAAGACTGACCCGGTGGTTCTCAGTTTCATGACAGAAGACGAAGTGCTTGCTTCGTTGGATGCAGAAGGGTATGTCGGGGATGCGCCCA
- a CDS encoding extracellular solute-binding protein produces MLKRKYRIIIALSFSFLLILSISIFLIWFLLGTKNLPVSAGSEKRKVVLYTSMQENQLDLIKREFEDTFPDIELSYFHAGSGKIFTKISAEMQSDSLEADLLWIADPLSYDRLIEEHMIEPYKSIYCEDIPLQFKDMQYLLTPTRLLVMVFAYNTHLLEKSAIPQSWAELPGFKGLILSDPVSSGSSLTSLKMLVENPEFGWSYLEKLKQGGTQLCSGSGATAYQVGEGKALLAVIPDNVALMAKQLGQSIDFVYPQDTTIAWASPIALLAKGNHKKEAKIFIDFMLSDEGQRILYSAGVSPIRGPLAPKIPLQETVTKESEISKNEFMIHFDNIFLTK; encoded by the coding sequence ATGTTAAAACGAAAATATAGGATTATCATTGCTTTGTCGTTTTCGTTTCTTCTTATTCTCTCGATCTCAATTTTTCTGATTTGGTTTTTATTGGGTACAAAGAATCTTCCAGTTTCAGCTGGGAGTGAAAAGCGAAAAGTTGTTCTCTATACCTCAATGCAAGAGAATCAGCTTGATTTGATCAAGAGGGAATTTGAAGACACTTTCCCCGATATTGAGCTGAGCTATTTCCATGCAGGGTCAGGTAAAATCTTTACAAAAATCTCGGCAGAGATGCAGAGTGACAGCCTTGAAGCTGATTTGCTTTGGATTGCTGACCCGCTTTCCTATGATAGGCTGATTGAAGAACATATGATTGAACCCTATAAGAGTATTTATTGCGAGGATATTCCCCTACAATTTAAGGATATGCAGTATTTGCTTACTCCAACTCGATTGCTTGTCATGGTTTTTGCCTATAATACACATTTGCTTGAGAAAAGCGCCATTCCCCAATCGTGGGCAGAGCTTCCAGGGTTTAAGGGTCTGATACTCAGCGATCCTGTTAGTTCTGGTTCAAGCCTGACTTCATTGAAAATGCTTGTAGAGAACCCGGAATTTGGATGGTCTTATCTGGAGAAACTGAAACAAGGGGGAACTCAACTTTGTAGTGGAAGTGGGGCAACAGCTTACCAGGTGGGTGAGGGCAAGGCTTTGTTAGCGGTTATACCCGATAATGTAGCTTTGATGGCCAAACAACTCGGGCAAAGCATTGACTTTGTATATCCACAGGACACGACTATTGCCTGGGCAAGTCCAATAGCACTTCTTGCCAAAGGAAATCACAAGAAGGAAGCGAAAATATTTATAGATTTCATGCTAAGTGATGAAGGACAAAGAATCCTTTACTCTGCAGGTGTTTCTCCCATCAGAGGTCCCCTTGCCCCCAAGATACCCCTGCAAGAGACTGTTACAAAAGAATCCGAAATATCCAAGAATGAGTTTATGATACATTTCGACAATATTTTCCTAACAAAGTAG
- a CDS encoding extracellular solute-binding protein translates to MGKPTRKLHFVAIVAATLAVLFLFGCSKDSASQSGKSANGSRKLYIYNWSYYTPDSVIEAFEKEYDVDVVLDYFASNEEMFAKLMASGEAGYDIIFPSGDYVSIMMNLGMLEKMDRSKMPNLQYISPMALEKATYDHAMDYSVPYFMGAAGVAVNKTMVKDYERTWNIFGDTKLAGRMVMMDDMREVMGDALKYLGYSVNTTDQAQLEEARRLVTDKWKPNLVKFDAEGFAKSFASGEYWVAQGYAEGIFEELPEDKWSNVDFFLPENGGPMYIDSMCIPKGARNYDLALEFINFIHKPENYAQFLDRFHFPSSVNTEAEKFTTTTPFYTVDMLKNYELKNDLGANLETYNKIWETIRYVD, encoded by the coding sequence ATGGGCAAACCTACCAGAAAACTTCATTTCGTTGCTATCGTGGCGGCTACCTTGGCCGTGCTCTTCCTCTTCGGTTGCAGTAAGGATTCCGCTTCCCAAAGCGGTAAAAGTGCCAACGGAAGCCGCAAGTTGTATATCTACAACTGGTCGTACTACACCCCTGATTCCGTAATCGAAGCGTTCGAGAAGGAATATGATGTCGATGTAGTACTCGATTATTTTGCATCCAATGAGGAAATGTTTGCCAAACTCATGGCAAGCGGTGAAGCCGGCTATGACATCATTTTCCCCTCAGGCGACTACGTTTCCATTATGATGAACCTTGGCATGCTTGAGAAAATGGACAGAAGCAAGATGCCGAATCTCCAGTACATCTCACCAATGGCTCTCGAGAAAGCAACCTATGACCATGCCATGGATTACTCGGTCCCCTATTTCATGGGTGCTGCCGGTGTTGCCGTGAACAAGACAATGGTCAAGGACTATGAACGCACCTGGAACATCTTCGGCGACACAAAGCTTGCAGGGCGCATGGTCATGATGGATGATATGCGCGAAGTAATGGGTGACGCCCTCAAGTACCTTGGCTACTCGGTCAACACTACTGATCAGGCACAGCTTGAAGAGGCCCGGAGACTGGTCACTGACAAATGGAAGCCCAATCTCGTAAAGTTTGACGCCGAAGGTTTTGCCAAATCCTTTGCATCCGGTGAATACTGGGTTGCCCAAGGCTACGCAGAAGGGATTTTCGAGGAACTGCCTGAGGACAAGTGGTCCAATGTCGATTTCTTCCTCCCCGAGAACGGAGGACCCATGTATATCGACTCCATGTGTATTCCCAAGGGAGCACGTAACTACGATCTAGCCCTGGAATTCATAAACTTCATTCACAAACCGGAAAACTATGCACAGTTCCTTGATCGTTTCCACTTCCCTTCCTCTGTCAATACCGAAGCTGAGAAGTTTACCACCACGACACCGTTCTACACGGTCGATATGTTGAAGAACTACGAGCTGAAAAATGACCTTGGGGCCAATCTGGAAACCTATAACAAGATTTGGGAGACCATCCGTTACGTTGACTAG
- a CDS encoding helix-turn-helix domain-containing protein → MSQSDSIVNYINDVVYISAMQTFYDEKVSVLRTSTKLSNSEKIEGVRNLDSYGGYSSSVYSVYIYNAKSEYFYTTSNMPEGASIDFFDQGAVSLLEQINPKNRMKPVFRFIPKPYARGLEPVYTYILFEEDLNDSYDNAMIINVHADWLDTVLTSFLGKMEVLLLNDQDRVIGKTYAIDAQSQQEIESLIRMRSSDSGRFDVKNGNQTELYLYSTFGDTDWCFVRHLSRNELLRELNEMEANTYMAIFTALLLVSLLGLFTALRFFHPLQRVDRALRKSHLSQETLSVEDYVDKLVISSNSAKIVEKGYERHLRAEYLRDLLTRNCNDLEILQVEFLTYSVPFALDVPFALVLFSKDGEALFEDASSIAFTAIAVHHKDCLVCFIQGVLDESKIQNLCEQYQCCSSVGNPLSWDSDIRNSYERVLECMSYSMFEECRQLVYHEKMLDEKVLQLPRQQNYETQILTCLSQSRAVQAYTFYLQFRQELIMCRLTYIRFSLKRLYLATLAPSRQLDNSVFEEFDQAVWTYRDFSIIDEIFRESFAIHAEYILQSKEGRLGNIIQHINQIIERDYQDLDLGVQKIADELSFSPVYLGKLFRQQTGGSIADKINDIRLEKAKQLLLADNSLTIKEISFCSGFPNSKYFFTLFRKATNMTPSQWKKDHAKDVIC, encoded by the coding sequence TTGTCCCAAAGCGATTCAATTGTCAACTATATCAATGATGTAGTATATATCAGTGCGATGCAGACATTCTATGATGAAAAGGTTTCTGTATTGCGAACCTCCACAAAGCTTTCAAACAGTGAAAAAATTGAAGGCGTACGGAATCTGGATTCCTATGGAGGATATAGCTCTTCTGTCTATTCCGTGTATATCTATAATGCAAAATCAGAATATTTTTATACTACAAGCAATATGCCTGAAGGTGCATCCATAGATTTTTTCGATCAGGGGGCTGTCTCCCTTCTGGAACAAATAAATCCGAAAAATCGGATGAAACCTGTATTTCGTTTCATTCCGAAACCCTATGCTCGAGGATTGGAACCGGTATATACCTATATTCTTTTCGAAGAAGACCTGAATGACTCCTATGACAATGCAATGATAATCAATGTCCATGCCGATTGGCTTGATACTGTCCTTACAAGTTTTCTTGGTAAGATGGAAGTTCTCTTGCTCAATGACCAAGATAGAGTAATTGGAAAAACCTATGCCATAGATGCTCAATCCCAACAGGAAATTGAGTCTTTGATTCGTATGAGGAGTAGTGATTCCGGTCGATTTGACGTAAAAAATGGTAACCAGACTGAACTCTATCTTTACAGTACTTTTGGTGATACCGATTGGTGTTTTGTGCGGCATCTTTCACGAAATGAATTACTCCGTGAACTCAATGAGATGGAAGCAAATACCTATATGGCAATATTTACAGCGTTGTTGCTTGTTTCCTTGTTAGGTCTTTTTACTGCCCTCAGGTTTTTCCATCCTTTACAACGTGTCGATAGAGCATTACGGAAAAGCCATTTGTCACAGGAAACTCTTTCGGTCGAAGATTATGTTGACAAGTTAGTTATTTCTTCAAATTCAGCAAAAATTGTTGAAAAAGGATATGAGCGGCATTTGAGAGCCGAATATCTGAGAGATTTGCTTACTAGAAATTGCAATGACCTGGAAATCCTGCAGGTAGAATTCCTAACCTATTCCGTGCCCTTCGCCCTGGACGTTCCTTTTGCTTTAGTCCTTTTTTCAAAGGACGGGGAAGCTTTGTTTGAGGATGCTTCTTCTATAGCCTTTACGGCTATTGCGGTTCACCATAAGGACTGCTTGGTCTGTTTTATCCAAGGAGTCCTTGATGAATCCAAAATACAAAATCTATGCGAACAGTATCAGTGTTGTAGTTCGGTAGGTAATCCCCTATCTTGGGATTCTGATATCAGAAACAGTTATGAGCGAGTACTTGAGTGTATGTCTTACTCGATGTTTGAGGAATGTCGCCAGTTGGTCTATCATGAAAAGATGCTGGATGAAAAAGTGCTCCAATTGCCTAGGCAACAGAATTATGAAACGCAGATACTTACTTGCCTTTCACAATCCAGAGCTGTCCAGGCCTATACTTTTTATCTCCAATTCAGGCAAGAATTGATTATGTGCAGATTGACGTATATTCGTTTTTCCCTCAAACGGCTTTATCTTGCTACCTTGGCTCCTTCCAGACAATTAGATAATTCAGTCTTTGAAGAATTTGATCAAGCGGTCTGGACTTATCGTGATTTTTCAATAATCGATGAAATTTTCAGAGAGTCTTTTGCTATTCATGCCGAGTATATACTGCAATCAAAGGAAGGAAGGTTGGGTAACATTATACAGCATATAAACCAGATTATTGAGCGGGATTATCAGGATTTGGACCTAGGCGTACAGAAAATTGCAGATGAATTGTCATTTTCCCCGGTCTACCTAGGGAAATTGTTTCGGCAACAAACAGGGGGATCGATTGCTGATAAAATCAATGATATCCGTTTGGAAAAGGCAAAACAGCTTTTATTGGCGGATAATAGCTTGACTATAAAGGAGATATCTTTTTGTTCAGGTTTCCCAAATAGTAAATATTTTTTTACCTTATTTAGGAAGGCTACCAACATGACTCCAAGCCAATGGAAGAAAGACCATGCTAAGGATGTTATATGTTAA